CACCGTCGCGATCGCGTTGCCCGCGTAGATCGGACGCTCGAACGTATCGGCGCTCACGACAGCGGTGATCTCGCTGATCTGCGCGACATCGAGATGCGCGGCGATACGCGGCGCGATATTCTTGCCATAGGCCGTCGCGGGCGCGACGATGTGCGAATAATCCTTCGCGATGTTCAGCACCGTGCCTTCGACGTTTTCCGCGAGTCCTTCCGCGAGTTGGGGCGCATCGGCCAGCAGCACTTTCAAAACGCCCGCGATCTTCGCCGCTTGTTCCGCCGCGCCCTGCGCGTTCGAACCCGCAACGAGAATGTGAATATCGCCGCCGAGCTTGGCCGCTGCCGCGACCGTGTTCAACGTCGCCGCCTTGATCGACGCGTTGTCGTGTTCTGCAATTACCAGAGTCGTCACGTTAGATCACCTTCGCTTCGGTTTTCAGTTTCTCGACCAGCGTCTTGACGTCCGGCACCGTCACGCCGGCGCTGCGCTTCGGCGGCTCGGTGACTTTCAGCGTCTTCAGACGCGGCGCGACATCGACGCCAAGATCCGCAGGCGTGACCGTCGTCAGCGGCTTCTTCTTCGCCTTCATGATGTTGGGCAGCGTCACGTAGCGCGGCTCATTCAGGCGCAGGTCGGTCGTGACGACCGCGGGCAGCTTGAGCGACAGCGTTTCCGCGCCGCCATCGACTTCACGCGAGACAGTCGCGCGCCCATCGGCGATCACGACTTTCGATGCAAACGTCGCCTGCGGCAGCCCCGCCAGTGCTGCAAGCATCTGACCGGTCTGGTTCGAATCGTCGTCGATCGCCTGCTTGCCGAGAATCACGAGTTCCGGCTTTTCCTGATCGACCAGCGCTTTCAGCAGCTTCGCGACCGCCAGCGGCTGCAATTCCTCGGCGGTTTCAACGAGAATCGCCCGATCCGCGCCGATGGCCAGCGCGGTGCGCAGCGTTTCCTGACACTGCGTGACACCGCACGACACCGCGATCACCTCGGTTGCGACGCCCGCTTCCTTCAGACGCACCGCCTCTTCCACGGCGATTTCATCGAACGGGTTCATCGACATCTTCACGTTGGCAATGTCGACGCCCGTGTGGTCGGACTTAACGCCGACCTTTACGTTGGCATCGGTCACTCTCTTGACTGCGATCAGAACCTTCACGTACCCCTCCTTTTGCGATGCTGCGAAACCATCGCGCCTCAACGCGTGCCGCAGTCGATATCGACCACCGTCGCGTTCATATATGCGTTCTGCACCAGATGAACGACGAGCGCGGCGAACTCCTGCGCGCGGCCCATCCGTCGCGGAAACAGCATCTTTTCGATGAGACCGTCCGACACCTTCTGCGGCATGCCCGCCGACATGCCCGATTCGAACAGCCCGGGCGACACCGCGAGCACGCGGATGCCGTGTTCCGCGAGATCGCGCGCTACGGGAATCGTCATACCGATCACGCCCGCCTTGCTCGCGCTGTACGCGGCCTGCCCCATCTGACCGCCCTTCGCCGCGCCCGACGCCGTGTTGATGATGACGCCGCGCTCGCCCGTGTCTTCGGGTTCGTTGTTCGTCATGGCGAGCGCCGCGTGGCGCAGCACGTTGAACGTGCCGGTGAGATTGACCGACAGCACGCGGTTCCATAGTTCGCTCGGGAAAAGCTGGCCTTTCGAAATGGTCTTGCACGGGCCGAGCACGCCCGCGCAGTTCACCGCGATGTGCACGCGCCCGTGCAGTCCCACGACCGCCGCGATGGCCCGCTGAACGCTCGCTTCGTCGGCGACATCGACCGCGAACGAGGAGATAGACGGACCGAGCGCCCCACGCAGCTTGTCGGCGTCGAGATCGAAGCCGACGACTGTCGCGCCCGCTGCGGCGAGCGCCTTGCACGTCGCGAGACCGAGGCCCGAGGCCGCGCCCGTGACGATGGCCACCTTGTTTTCCAGTTTCATGCGTGTTTCCTGATTGGCGTCCGATAGATCAGAAACGGTGAGACAAGCCCACGCCGACGAGCGTCTGCGATGTCTCGCGCTTCGTCACCGAAACGCCCGGCCAGCTCATCGTCGCGGTGCCGTGGTTCTTCATATAGCCCGCGCGGGCGTAGACCGTGGTGCGCTTCGACAGGCTGTGATCCGCGCCGAGCTCGAACGCCAGCGTGTTGTTGTCCGCGCCGCGCACCTTGCGCTGGACGGCGGCGAACTCGATGACGTCCGCATCCGTTGCCTGGATCGTCATGCCGGCTTCGGCGATGCTGTTCGAATTGGCCGCGTTCAGGCGTGCTGCGAGCGAGCCTGCCGGTGCGCTCTGCGGCCGCGAGTAGATGTAGTTGAACTGCAGGTTGACGATACCGAAGCGATACGCGAGCGCGCCCGTGTAGTGGTCGGTCGACATCATGGCGAGAGGTCCCGGCAGTCCTGGCAACGTTCTCGCGCCCTGATGCTCGTTCTGATAAGCGATGCCTGCATAGAAGCCGTATCCGGTGTACATGGCGGCGACGTCCAGCGTGTTGCCGAGCGTCGTCGGCACCGGATACGACGAGGTGGCCGCGAGCGCGTACATCGCGTACAGCTGGAAGCCGTTCAGATTCGGCGACTTATACAGCACCGAATTGCTGAGACGGCCGGGGCCGGCCTGAGTCGCGAGCGTGTTGCGGTCAGTGGCGATGGCCGCTGCCGAAAGCGGCGACAAGACCTCGTTGCCCCTGAACGGATCGCCGTAATACAGCACCCAGAAAGTGGGCTGGTATTGACGGCCGAACGACAGCGTGCCGTATCGCTCGTGCGTCAGCCCGAGCCACGCCTGCCGGTAGAACAAGGCGGTAGGATCAACGAAGAACCCGCCGTTGTTGGTCGTGTATCCGCTCTCGAGGTCGAAGACCGCGCGCAAGCCGCCACCCAGGTCTTCGGTTCCCTTGAAGCCGATCTGCGAACCGGCCAGCCCGCCGCTGCGCTCCATGATCGAAGATGTGCCGCCGTTGTTGAGATACTGACCGAATACATCGACCACGCCGTACAGCGTGACGCTCGATTGCGCCGCCGCGCTACCGGCCGCAGCGGCCGCTGCCATTGCCAAAATCGTCTGTCTGATGAAGCGCACGCCTGTCTCCTTTTTTTGTGGCGCATCCGGCCAGGTGCGGTTACAACACTCCCGATTGCTCACTCTCCGTTGGACGCGGGCCAGCGCCGTCCGCGTCGCAAACGTGGACGCTCTGCGTCGTCCATCGTTAATTAGGTATGCTTATCTAAATGCTCACTTCTGTCGCGTGGCTTGAAGGACGCACTACGCGCTTTCGACCGCGACTTCGCGGCTCATGCTCTCCCGCACCGGCGCGTCCGCCAACGAGGTGCTTCGCGGCGATGCTTAGGTATGTGCATGAACTGCGATCGAAACGTGTGTCGGTATCGCGTCTATCCTCCGATGCCCGGTACGCCCGTATGCGGGGTACATGGCGAAGGATATGCGGTATCCCGATTCGCGCCGCCCCCTCGTTAAAGGGGGGATGCCGCGGAGCGCGAGCCCGGTCAGCTAGTGCGATGCAACTCGCGCAAAGCATTGATCCGAAAGGGCGTTCCGGTCGCGGACCGACAGCAACGCCAGGTTCTCGCTACGGGAAAACGATGAACGCCCCGCGCTGCCGCCCGCTGTCGTGCTGCGTCGCCATCAGACAGCGCATCGCGCGCCGCGCCCCCTCGCGACGAGGGGGCGTGCGCGCGCCGGCCGCTCTCTATCATTGGCCGACACGAACATACGGAGGCAGTCAATGACAGCGACAAAGCGCGGGCCGCTTGCCGGGCTCAGAGTGCTGGAGATCGCGGGCATCGGGCCGGGGCCCTTCTGCGGGATGCTGCTCGCGGATCTCGGCGCGGACGTGGTGGTCGTCGACCGCATCGCAGCGGCCGCCGACGCGCTCGATCTCGGCGACACGCAGATCGCTAATCGTGGCAAGCGTTCGGTCGCGGTCGATCTGAAGAGCGCCGATGGCGTCGAGACGGTGCTCGGCCTCGTCGAGCATTGCGACGTGCTGATCGAAGGCATGCGCCCCGGCGTAATGGAGCGTCTCGGGCTGGCGCCGGACGTATGTCTCGCGCGAAATTCACGGCTCGTCTACGGCCGCATGACCGGCTGGGGGCAACACGGCCCGCTCGCGCAGGCAGCGGGGCACGATCTGAACTACATCGCGCTGTCGGGCGCGCTGTGGTACGCCGGTCAGCCGGGCACGGCGCCCCTGCCGCCGCCCAGCCTCGTCGGCGACGTTGGCGGCGGCGCGCTGTATCTCGCCGTCGGCATTCTCGCGGCGGTCATGCACGCGCGCGCCACGGGCCACGGTCAGGTGATCGACGCGGCCATCGTCGATGGCAGCGCGCACATGACGACGCTGCTGCTCGCGCTCCAGGCTTCTGGCCAGATGACGCACGAGCGCGGCGAAAGTCTGCTGGACGGTCCGCACTGGTACAACACGTATCGCTGCGCGGACGGCGGCTATGTGTCGGTGGGATCGCTGGAGCCGAAGTTCTATGCGTTGCTGCTCGACAAGCTCGGCCTGTCCGACGACCCCGCGTTCGCCAAGCCCTACGACCGCCGTGCGTGGCCCGGGCTGCGCGAGCGGCTCGCGGAACTGTTCGCCACGCGCACGCGCGACGAATGGTGCGCGCTGCTCGAAGGAACCGATGCGTGCTTCGCGCCGGTCCTGAGCCCGGAGGAAGCCGCTGCGCATCCGCACATGCGTCAGCGCGAGATCTACACGCGTGAGAACGGCGTGCTCCAGGCGAACCCAGCGCCGCGCTTTTCCGTCACGCCGCCCGCCCCGCCCGGCGAGATTCCGCGCCGCGGGCAGCACACCGAAGCGGTGCTGCGCGACTGGGCACGCTCTTCCCATTCCGACTTTACGAAGGATTCCAAATGACCGACACCGCTCACCTGTTCCTGACCGAACAACAGAACCTGATTCGCGATTCGGCGCGTCGCGTGGTCAGCGAGATCGTCGCGCCGACCGCCGCCCGGCGCGATCGCGAGTCGGCGTGGCCGCGCGACGAACTCAAGGCGCTCGCCGAACTCGGCTTCCTCGGCATGCTGATTCCCGAGGAATACGGCGGCACGGGCGCGGGAGTGCTGGACCTGTGTCTCGCGCAACACGAGATCGCCGCCGCCGACGCGGGCCTCGCCACGATCATCCACGTGCACAACTTCACGGCGCTGAACATCGTCGAACACGGCACGGAGGAACAGAAGCGCCGCTACTTACCTGCCATGGCGCGCGGCGAGTCCATCGGCGCGTTCCTGTTGACGGAACCGCACGCCGGCTCCGACACCGCCGCGCTGCGCACCACCGCTCGCAAGGACGGCGACAGCTACGTGGTCAACGGCTCGAAGCAGTTCATCTCGAACGGCAGCGAAGCGGGCATCGGCGTTCTGTATGCGATGACCGACAAGACCGCCGGCAAGCGCGGCGCGAGCTTGTTCGTCATCGATCCGAGCCAGCCCGGCTATCACGTGACGCGCGTGGAGAGCAAGCTCGGCCAGCACACGGCGCACACGGCGCAGATCACGCTCGAAGACTTTCGCGTACCGGCCGCCAACCTGCTCGGCAACGAAGGCGACGGCTATCGCAAGGTGATGGGCGGCCTGTCGGATGGGCGGATCGGCATTGCATTCATCGCGGCGGGCGTGGCGCGCGCGGCGCTGGAGGCTGCGGTCAGCTATGCGAAGGAGCGCGAAGCGTACGGCGCGCCGATCATCCGGCTGCAAGGCGTGGCGTTCGATCTCGCCGATATGGCCGCGCAAGTGGACGTCGCTTACCAATATTGCCTGCACGCTGCGCGTCTGCGCGATGCCGGCGTCGCGTGCGTGAAGGAAGCGTCGATTGCGAAAATGTTCGCGAGCGAGATCGCCGAGAAGGTCTGCTCCGATGCGCTGCAGATTCACGGCGGCTACGGCTATCTCACCGACTTCCCCGTCGAGCGATACTTGCGCGACGTGCGTATCTGCAAGATCTACGAGGGGACGAGCCACATTCAGAAGCTGATTATCGCGCGCAGTCTCGGCTGAATTCGCTGCTTCGCCAATGCAAAATGCCCGGCTCGACCGGGCACGTTGCTTTCTAGACCACGCTTTCGGTCATGCGCAAACCAGCTTGAGGAACGCGCCGACCTGCTGCCCCGACTCCTCGTACTCCTGCGCCGTGCTCCAGTTCGCGATGTCCCCGAAGCGCGCCGCCACGCCTTCCGGCGTGACTTCCGCGTCCGGCAGCAGCACGGGCACGGTCTCGACGATGGTCGCCGCCGCGAACGCGCCGCCGCCCGCCGCGATGATCGTCTTCGACGGCGCATTCTCGCTTGCGAGGAACAGCACGGCCGGCGTCACGCGCTCCGGCTGAATGCGCGCGAGCATGGCTTCGGGCAGGATGTCGGCGGTCATGCGCGTGGCGGCCACCGGCGCGATAGTGTTGACCTTGATGTTGTTTTTCTTGCCTTCCGTAGTCAGCGCGTTCATCAGGCCGATCACGCCCATTTTCGCCGCGCCGTAGTTGGCCTGGCCGAAGTTGCCGTACATGCCCGACGACGACGTCGTCATCACGATGCGGCCGTAGCCCTGCTCGCGCATGATGTCCCACACCGCCTTGGAGCAGTGGATCGAGCCCATCAGGTGAACGTCGAGCACGGCCTCGACATCGGCCATGTCGAGCTTCGCGAAGCTCTTGTCGCGCAGAATGCCGGCGTTGTTCACGAGAATGTCCACGCGGCCGAACTCGGCCACCGCGCGCTTCACCATGTCCTGCACCTGCGCGAAGTCCGCGACGTTCGCGCCGTGCGCGATGGCCGTGCCGCCCGCCTTGCGGATTTCATCGACCACGGCGAGCGCGGCCTCCGACGAGCCGCCGCTGCCGTCGCGCGCGCCGCCGAAATCATTGACCACGACTTTCGCGCCGCGCTCGGCGAATGCAAGCGCATGCGCCCGCCCCAAACCCGCGCCCGCGCCGGTGACGATCGCGACTTTGCCATCGAAACGAATACTCATGCTTGATGCTCCATTCCAGTTGTCGAGAGATGAGGTTCAGGGAAACAGACGCATGATCGATTCAGCGACGCACGCGGGCTTGTCCGACCCTTCGCACTCGACCGTCATTTCCACTTTGAGCTGCGCGCCGCCCTGCCCGATCGCGTCCCACGAGATCAACCTGAAGTGGGCGCGCACGCGGGCGCCCACCTTGACCGGCGCGACGAAGCGCACCTTGTCCAGACCGTAGTTCAGGCCGCTTTTCGTTTCCTTGATGTGGAACGCGGTGGCGAGAAGCGCCGGCAGCAGGCTCAACGTGAGAAAGCCGTGCGCGATGGTGCCGCCGAACGGCCCGCTCTTCGCGCGCTCGACATCGACGTGTATCCATTGGTGATCGCCCGTTGCGTCCGCGAAGAGATTGACGCGCGCCTGGTCGACCAAAAGCCACTCGCTCGTGCCGATGGATTCGCCCACGAGCGGCTGCAAGTCCGCGATCTTGTCGAAGTTCTTCATGCCTGTATGTCCCTCTGAAGCAAGGCGTGTTGCAACTGCGCGGCACAGGCCGCTTCGTGACGGTCGCTGCTGCCGAACAGCACGTCCGCGACGACCGCGCGCTTGTAGTAATGGCCGACCGCGTATTCCTCGGTCATGCCGATGCCGCCGTGAAGCTGGATGGCCTGCGCGCACACGAACTTCGCGGCGCGGCCGATCAGCGCCTTCGCTTGCGAGACCGTGCGCTGGCGCGCGGCAGCGTCGTCGTCGTGCAGAAGTGAGGCGAGGAGCGCGAACAACATCGAACGCGCGATTTCGAGTTCCGCCGCCATGTCCGCCATGCGATGCTGCAGCGCCTGAAAGCTGCCGATCGGCACGCCGAACTGCTTGCGCATCTTGAGGTACTCGGCGGACATTTCGATGGCCTTTTCCATCCCGCCGATGAGTTCCGCGCACAACGCCACGGTGCCGTGCGCGAGGCCGTGATGCAGCGCCGCGAGTCCGTCGCCGGGCGCGCCCAGCACGGCGTCTTCGCTCACCACGACGTCATCGAGCGCGATCTCGGCGGCCCAGCTTCCGTCGTGCAGGCGCAGCGGCCGGCACGCCACGCCGGGCCGCGACGCCGCCACGAGAAAGAGCGTCAGCGGACCGTCGTCATCGATGGCGGCCGACACGATGAACGCGTTCGCGCCCGGCGCGCCGAGCACGAGCGTCTTCGTGCCGCGCAGCGAGAAGCCTTCGGCGGTGCGGGTCGCGCGGGTTCGAACCGGCTCGGGAAAGCCGCGCGACTGCGCTTCGCTATAGGCGAGCGCGAGCCGCAGCGAGCCATTGGCAAGTTGCGGCACGATGTGGTCGAGTTGCGCGGGCGCGGCGGCGGCCACGAGCGTTTGCGCGGCCAGCACGCCGCAGCCGAGATACGGCTCCACGACGAGCGCCCGGCCGAACTCCTGCGCGATCAGCGCCGTGTCGATGACCGTGCCGCCCAGCCCGCCGTACGCTTCGGGCAGCGCGGCGGCGAGCCAGCCGTTGTCCGCGAACGCCTGCCAGTGCAGAGGCTCACTCCGTCCGCTTTTCAATAGCGCGGCGCGCGCCTCGAATCCGCATTCTTTCTCTGCGAAGCGGCGCACGCTGTCCTGCAGCAGTTGCTGCTCGGAATCCAGTTTGAAATTCATGTTCTGTGGGCTCCATCAGAGTTGGAACAGCATCTTCGCGATGATGCCGCGCTGCACTTCGCTCGTTCCGCCGTAGATGGTGGAAGCGCGCCGGAAGAACATTTCGTTCGCCATGCCGCGCGCGACCTGCTGATGCGGCAACGGTTCGCCCGTCGCCGCGTCGTGAGGCTCGGGATATGCCACCGCGCCGTAATCGCCGAGCGCCTCGACGATGAACTCCGACAGGCGTTGCTGCAACTCGGTGCCGCGAACCTTGAGAATGGAATCCATCGCGTGGGCGGCGGGACTGTGGTCCTCTTCCATCGCCGCGACGCGCGTGACCATCGTCGCGATGGCGTTCACTTCGGCTTCGAAGCGCGCGAGCTTCTGCGCGAATTGAGGCTCTTCGATCAGCAACCGGCCGCCTGAATGCTCGCTTCTCGCCAGCGTACGGATCTGCGCGAGAAAGCGCCGGAGAATCGGCAGATCCGCCGCTGTCGCGTGCTCGTTGTTCAGCAGGAACTTGGTGATCTTCCACCCGTCGCCCTCTTCGCCGATGCGGTTGGCCACCGGCACGCGGACGTTGTCGAAGAAGGTCTCGTTCAGGTGATGGCAGTCGTCGATGCTGCGGATCGGGCGCACGGTGATGCCCGGCGTCGCCATATCGACGAGCAGGAAGCTGATGCCCGCCTGCTTCTTCGCGTCCGCGCTCGTTCGCACGAGCAGGAAGATCCAGTCGGATTCGTGCGCGTAGCTCGTCCAGATCTTCTGGCCGTTGACGATGTAGTGGTCGCCGTCGCGTTCGGCGCGCGTCGACAGCGACGCGAGGTCCGAACCCGAGCCCGGCTCCGAGAAGCCCTGGCACCACAGGCGCTCGCCGCTCAAGATCAGCGGACGATGTTGCGCCTTCTGCTCCGGCGATCCGAATTCGTTCAGCACGGGGCCGAACAGTTTGTGCGCGAAGCCGTCCTGCGTCGGCGCGCCGGCCGCGACGCATTCCTCGTCGAACACGAGGCGCTGCATCACGGACCAGCCGGTGCCGTCATGCTGCTTCGGCCAGTACGGCGCGCCCCAGCCGCGTTCGTTCAGAATGCGCTGCCAGCGCACGAGATCGGCGCGCATCGAGCGCACGCTGCCGACGGGCTTGCCGGCGAGATCGGCCGGCAGGCTTTCGCGCAGAAAAGCGCGGACCTCTTTGCGGAATGCATCGAGACCCGGATCAGGTTGGAAATCCATCGAACGCTCCGCTTCAATTGCGATACATCGTGACGACGCACGCGCCGCCGATCCCGACGTTGTGTTGCAGCGCGACGCGCGCGTTCTCCACTTGCCGGTCGCCCGCCGTGCCGCGCAACTGCTGGACAAGTTCGGTGCACTGCGCGAGGCCCGTCGCGCCGAGCGGATGCCCCTTCGACAGCAACCCGCCCGACGGATTGACCACGTGGCTGCCGCCATACGTGTTGTCGCCATCGTCGATGAACTTCGCCGCGCCACCTTCCGGGCACAAGCCGAGCGCCTCGTAGGTGATCAGTTCGTTGTGCGCGAAGCAGTCGTGCAGCTCGACCACCTGAACGTCTTGCGGCCCAATGCCCGATGCTTCGTAGACCTGATTCGCCGCTTCCTGGCTCATGCCGTAGCCCGCGACATAACGCAGATCGTCGCCGGTGAGCGATTCCGGGCGATCCGTCGTCAGCGCCTGCGCGGCGATCCACACGCGCGTGTCGAGCCCATGACGCCGCGCGTAGTCCTCGCTGCACAACACGGCCGCCGCCGCGCCGCAGGTTGGCGGGCAGGCCATGAGACGCGTCATCACGCCGGGCCACATGACCTGATCGGCCAGCACGTCTTCAGCGGTCACGACCTTGCGGAATACCGCGAGCGGATTGTTGGCGGCGTGGCGGCTCGCCTTCGCGCGGATCTTGGCGAACGACGAAAGCGGCGTATCGAAACGCTTCATGTGCTCGAGGCCCGCGCCGCCGAAGATGCGCAGTGCTGGCGGAATTTCTTGCGGCACGCCGAGGCGCTCGCATTGGGCGAGAAAGAGTTCGGAGGGCAGCGGCCGGTCGTTGAAGTAGCTGCCGAGCGCGCCGGGGTTCATCTGCTCGAAGCCGACCACGAGCGCCACGTCGATGGCGCCCGCTTCGATCGCCTGGCGCGCGAGAAACAGGCCCGTGGAGCCGGTCGAGCAATTGTTATTCACGTTGAAGATGGGCAGGCCCGTCATGCCGACGTGATAGAGCGCGCGCTGGCCCGCCGTGGAATCGCCATAGACGAAGCATGCGTAGGCCTGCTGGACGGACTCGTACGGCACGCGGGCGTCCGCGAGCGCCGCGCGCGCGGCCTCGGCGCCCATCAAATCGTACGTTTCGCTCGCACCCGGCTTCTTGAACGGCACCATGCCGACGCCCGCCACTACTACTTTGCGCGTCATATGTTCTCCTTCGATTATCGTCGTCTCGCGGTTCGACAGAACCGGCCTCGGTCCATCATAGGCAGCGGGCTGCGCGCGCTACACCCCTCGTTTCAAGGGGGCGCGCCGCCGCGCCGGAAAGCGGGATCATGCGCGCATGCGATACCAGAGTACGCCGTCATCGTCTGCGTGCGAAGTCGCTTCGCCGTTGGCCAGCAAGTAGTTGAGATACGCCAGCGCCTCGCCGGTGGCAAGCGTGTAGCGGCTAAAGCGTGCTTCCTCCACCGCGCCGGCGAAGAGCGTGCCGAAAACGTCCACCACGCGGCGCGGTTCGGCGAGCCGGTCACGCAGTCTCCCGAGGCCGCGTCGCGCGGCGGCGTCCAACCGTTCTATGCGCTCATGCAGGCCGTAAAACGGCTCATTGTGCGACGGCAGCACGAGCGCATCGGCCGGGATAGTCCGCGCGAACCGGCTGAGCGATGCCAGCCATTCGCCGAGCGGATTCGCGCCGGGTTCCACCGGAAGCACCGACACGTTCGACGAAATGCGCGGCAAGACGTGATCGCCCGAGATCAGCACGTTCAGTTCGGGGCAGTACAGGCAGGCGTGCTCCGGCGAATGCCCAAGCCCGACTCTCACGCGCCAGCGGCGCTTGCCGATCTCGAGCGTCTGCCAGTCTTCTAGACGGCGAAAGCTGTCGGGGAGCGGAAACACCATGCCCGCCGCGACGCCGAAGCGCGAGCGATACTGCTCGATCGTATCCTGACGCCATCCCGCACGGCGATAGAAGCGAATCGCGTCTTGCGGCGCCTCGCGGCCCTGCTCCGCCACGAAGGCTCGGCACGTCAGGTACTCCGCCCGCGTCATCCAGAGCTCGCAGTCGAAACGGCGCGCGAGCCAGCCGGCCATGCCCGCGTGGTCGGCGTGATGGTGCGTGGCGAACACGCGCGTGATGCGGCGCGAGCCGAGCGGACCGGCGAGCAGCGCCGCCCATCGCGACGGCGCGTCGGGCATGAAAAGGCCGGTGTCGACAATCGCCCAGCCGTCGCCGTCTTCCAGCGCCCAGATGTTCACGTGGTCGAGCGACGCCGGCAGCGGCAAGCGCATCCACAGCACGCCGGGCGCGACTTCGATTGCGTCGCCCGATGCGGGAACGGCGTCGAACGGGTAATGCAGTTCGCCGCCTGCCGCGAGGCGGATAGTCGATTCGTCGCTGTTCATGCGCGTCTCCGATAGTCGGCGGTCTCTTGCGGACCGCTCGCTTCGCACGATGATGGTTTCGCGTCAGGTGAAGGCGGCCACGCCCGTGAGCGCGCGCGAGATAACGAGCTGCTGAATTTCCGTGGTGCCGTCGGGGATCGGGATGATGATCGCCTCCCGCAACAGACGCTCGACGTTGAACTCTTTCGTGATGCCGTTGCCGCCGTGAAGCTGCACGGCATCGCGGCACACGCGGACCGCCGACTCCGTGGCGAACGCCTTCGCCATCGACGCCTGCATGTCGCAGCGCACACCCGCGTCGATCAGCCCGAACACGCGCTGGCACATGAGGCGCGACGCGTCGACGAGCATCGCCATGTTCGCGATCTTCGCGGCGATGAGTTGATGCGACGCGAGCACTTTGCCGAACTGCTTACGCTCTTTCGCATACGCGATGGACTCTTCCAGCGACGCGCGCATGATGCCGACCGACAGCGTGCCGACATGCGCCCGCGCGGTTTCGAACACTTTCATGGTGTTGCGCAGCCCTTCGCCTTCTTCGCCAATGAGATTCGTGACCGGCACGCGCGCATCGGTGATGAAAATCTGCGCGGTCGATTGCGAACTCAACGCGATCTTCTCGATGTTGCGCGATTCATAGCCGTGTTCCGCGCGGTCGATCAGGATATGCGAGAGGCCTGTCTCCGTGCGCACCGTGCAAATGAGCACGTCGGAATACACGCCGTTGGTGATCCACGTCTTCTCGCCATTGACGATGTAGTGGTCGCCGTCACGCACGGCGCGCGTCTTGATTTCCGCGACATTCGAACCGACGTCGGGCTCGCTGATGCCGATG
The Caballeronia sp. M1242 DNA segment above includes these coding regions:
- a CDS encoding acyl-CoA dehydrogenase family protein is translated as MDFQPDPGLDAFRKEVRAFLRESLPADLAGKPVGSVRSMRADLVRWQRILNERGWGAPYWPKQHDGTGWSVMQRLVFDEECVAAGAPTQDGFAHKLFGPVLNEFGSPEQKAQHRPLILSGERLWCQGFSEPGSGSDLASLSTRAERDGDHYIVNGQKIWTSYAHESDWIFLLVRTSADAKKQAGISFLLVDMATPGITVRPIRSIDDCHHLNETFFDNVRVPVANRIGEEGDGWKITKFLLNNEHATAADLPILRRFLAQIRTLARSEHSGGRLLIEEPQFAQKLARFEAEVNAIATMVTRVAAMEEDHSPAAHAMDSILKVRGTELQQRLSEFIVEALGDYGAVAYPEPHDAATGEPLPHQQVARGMANEMFFRRASTIYGGTSEVQRGIIAKMLFQL
- a CDS encoding lipid-transfer protein — its product is MTRKVVVAGVGMVPFKKPGASETYDLMGAEAARAALADARVPYESVQQAYACFVYGDSTAGQRALYHVGMTGLPIFNVNNNCSTGSTGLFLARQAIEAGAIDVALVVGFEQMNPGALGSYFNDRPLPSELFLAQCERLGVPQEIPPALRIFGGAGLEHMKRFDTPLSSFAKIRAKASRHAANNPLAVFRKVVTAEDVLADQVMWPGVMTRLMACPPTCGAAAAVLCSEDYARRHGLDTRVWIAAQALTTDRPESLTGDDLRYVAGYGMSQEAANQVYEASGIGPQDVQVVELHDCFAHNELITYEALGLCPEGGAAKFIDDGDNTYGGSHVVNPSGGLLSKGHPLGATGLAQCTELVQQLRGTAGDRQVENARVALQHNVGIGGACVVTMYRN
- a CDS encoding MBL fold metallo-hydrolase, whose product is MNSDESTIRLAAGGELHYPFDAVPASGDAIEVAPGVLWMRLPLPASLDHVNIWALEDGDGWAIVDTGLFMPDAPSRWAALLAGPLGSRRITRVFATHHHADHAGMAGWLARRFDCELWMTRAEYLTCRAFVAEQGREAPQDAIRFYRRAGWRQDTIEQYRSRFGVAAGMVFPLPDSFRRLEDWQTLEIGKRRWRVRVGLGHSPEHACLYCPELNVLISGDHVLPRISSNVSVLPVEPGANPLGEWLASLSRFARTIPADALVLPSHNEPFYGLHERIERLDAAARRGLGRLRDRLAEPRRVVDVFGTLFAGAVEEARFSRYTLATGEALAYLNYLLANGEATSHADDDGVLWYRMRA
- a CDS encoding acyl-CoA dehydrogenase family protein; translation: MPYQLPNEDQNLAVESFRKFLQTEVKPVAREYRDRFIPKEKMRELTQRIAEFGLPGCTVPVEYGGMGWSMTMQGMLFEELVACSCDVALAVMLNMGLASMLVNARPEVRERYMPGVLAGKIFGSIGISEPDVGSNVAEIKTRAVRDGDHYIVNGEKTWITNGVYSDVLICTVRTETGLSHILIDRAEHGYESRNIEKIALSSQSTAQIFITDARVPVTNLIGEEGEGLRNTMKVFETARAHVGTLSVGIMRASLEESIAYAKERKQFGKVLASHQLIAAKIANMAMLVDASRLMCQRVFGLIDAGVRCDMQASMAKAFATESAVRVCRDAVQLHGGNGITKEFNVERLLREAIIIPIPDGTTEIQQLVISRALTGVAAFT